A portion of the Chloroflexota bacterium genome contains these proteins:
- a CDS encoding thiamine pyrophosphate-dependent dehydrogenase E1 component subunit alpha, translated as MAELTRETLIWMYERMTLIRTFEDRVAELFAEGLLPGFVHLYAGEEAIAVGACAHLTDRDTITSTHRGHGHCIAKGVPVAPMMAELFGKATGACKGKGGSMHIADVDKGMLGANGIVGGGGPMACGAALTNKLQKTGAVTLCFFGDGAAEQGTMHEAMNLASIWRLPIVFVCENNLFAESTPWFYHCAAKDIAERGSAYNMPGLLIDGCDIFAVHEAVGEAIARARRGEGPSLIEARAFRYYGHFQGDAILYRTPRELEEYRRRDPLTQFRKRVVERGLISPEDLDRIEQRATEAVELAVTKAKEDPYPAASELLTDVYVTYA; from the coding sequence ATGGCTGAGCTGACACGAGAGACGCTCATCTGGATGTACGAGCGGATGACGCTCATTCGGACGTTCGAGGATCGGGTGGCGGAGCTGTTCGCCGAGGGCCTGCTGCCCGGATTCGTGCACCTGTACGCCGGCGAGGAGGCGATTGCCGTCGGGGCGTGCGCCCACCTGACCGACCGGGACACCATCACCAGCACCCATCGCGGCCACGGCCACTGTATCGCCAAGGGCGTCCCGGTCGCGCCGATGATGGCCGAGCTGTTCGGGAAGGCGACCGGCGCCTGCAAGGGCAAGGGCGGCTCGATGCACATCGCCGATGTGGACAAGGGGATGCTCGGCGCGAACGGCATCGTCGGCGGCGGCGGCCCGATGGCCTGCGGCGCAGCCCTGACCAACAAGCTGCAGAAGACCGGCGCGGTCACGCTCTGCTTCTTCGGGGACGGCGCAGCCGAGCAGGGCACGATGCACGAGGCGATGAACCTCGCGAGCATCTGGCGGTTGCCTATCGTGTTTGTCTGCGAGAACAACCTGTTCGCCGAGAGCACGCCGTGGTTCTACCACTGCGCGGCCAAGGACATCGCCGAGCGTGGTTCGGCCTACAACATGCCCGGCCTGCTCATCGACGGCTGCGACATCTTCGCCGTGCACGAGGCGGTGGGCGAGGCGATTGCGCGGGCACGTCGCGGTGAGGGCCCCTCGCTGATCGAAGCACGGGCGTTCCGGTACTACGGCCACTTCCAGGGCGACGCGATCCTGTATCGCACGCCGCGGGAGTTGGAGGAGTACCGCCGTCGAGATCCCCTCACGCAGTTCCGCAAGCGCGTCGTCGAGCGCGGCCTGATCAGCCCGGAAGACCTCGACCGGATCGAGCAGCGGGCGACCGAGGCCGTCGAGCTGGCAGTGACGAAGGCCAAGGAGGATCCGTACCCTGCCGCATCCGAGCTGCTGACCGACGTGTACGTCACCTACGCCTGA